A stretch of the Streptomyces venezuelae genome encodes the following:
- a CDS encoding GAF domain-containing SpoIIE family protein phosphatase, giving the protein MADRGGVDRECEALRARLRAMEDAAERIGTTLDEAATCRELVGFLFRNLCDAAAVEPVAGGDGAEPGGDREADRAGGWVAMAGPPVLLTAAGAAASRLSVPLMAGEDLYGTLLAVRAQGGFTDHETATVHFAARLAAVHLGHARRMAATEQTALNLQRALIAEPGRPHPNLEIASRYLPVGPRALVGGDWFETVRLHFGRTLLVVGDVMGHGLDAAVDMNAYRSTLRDVASTDLAPHRVLRQLDALVAEDGGRRPATCLLVRVDPARGVAMFASAGHLPPAVFTAEGTGTLPEVPVGPPLGTGVGGYEAVSRELAPGETLLLFTDGLVERRGEDIDVSLARLARLRLPPGATVPEVVDAVVSGLDARHAEDDVAVLAARPRARHPATPPDPAP; this is encoded by the coding sequence TTGGCGGACAGGGGCGGCGTGGACCGGGAGTGCGAGGCGCTGCGCGCCCGGCTGCGGGCGATGGAGGATGCCGCCGAGCGGATCGGGACCACCCTCGACGAGGCTGCGACCTGCCGTGAACTGGTCGGATTCCTCTTCCGGAACCTGTGCGATGCCGCGGCGGTGGAGCCGGTGGCCGGTGGTGACGGGGCGGAGCCCGGCGGGGACCGTGAGGCGGACCGGGCCGGGGGCTGGGTGGCGATGGCCGGCCCGCCGGTGCTGCTGACGGCGGCAGGGGCCGCGGCAAGCCGGCTCTCGGTGCCGCTGATGGCGGGGGAGGACTTGTACGGGACGCTGCTCGCGGTACGGGCGCAGGGCGGCTTCACGGACCACGAGACGGCAACGGTGCACTTCGCCGCCCGGCTGGCGGCGGTGCACCTGGGGCATGCGCGGCGGATGGCGGCGACCGAGCAGACCGCGCTCAACCTGCAGCGCGCCCTGATCGCGGAGCCCGGCCGGCCGCACCCGAACCTGGAGATCGCCAGCCGGTACCTGCCGGTGGGGCCGCGCGCCCTGGTCGGCGGGGACTGGTTCGAGACCGTCCGGCTGCACTTCGGGCGGACCCTGCTGGTGGTCGGGGACGTGATGGGACACGGGCTGGACGCGGCGGTGGACATGAACGCCTACCGTTCGACGCTGCGCGACGTCGCTTCGACGGACCTGGCCCCGCACCGGGTGCTGCGGCAGCTGGACGCGCTGGTCGCCGAGGACGGCGGGCGGCGGCCGGCGACCTGCCTGCTGGTACGGGTGGACCCGGCGCGGGGGGTCGCGATGTTCGCCAGCGCGGGCCATTTGCCTCCGGCGGTGTTCACGGCCGAGGGCACCGGCACCCTGCCGGAGGTTCCGGTCGGCCCTCCGCTGGGCACGGGGGTGGGCGGCTATGAGGCGGTCAGCCGGGAGCTGGCTCCGGGGGAGACCCTGCTGCTGTTCACGGACGGGCTGGTGGAACGCCGGGGCGAGGACATCGACGTCTCGCTGGCCCGGCTGGCCCGGCTGCGGCTGCCGCCGGGGGCCACGGTTCCGGAGGTGGTGGACGCGGTGGTGTCGGGCCTGGACGCACGCCATGCGGAAGACGACGTAGCAGTCCTGGCAGCCCGCCCCCGCGCCCGCCACCCCGCCACCCCACCGGACCCGGCACCCTGA
- a CDS encoding universal stress protein has translation MITHGKDDGPIVVAVDGSEHSLKALEWALPVARTAGAEVLIAHVKPDHAQLWQARREAVLGDPAPGGKAPDPVADHVRGVLEGREGLPSIRYASLEGAVPQALNTQAEQARMLVLGSRGRGGFASLLLGSTSRACATTAPCPVVVVPHSARDRREGSEAAGRVVLGLDPSETGDRAIEFAFRQAELFGATLVALTAFADPVAPFPLIGAPMPAAPDQDMAPLLREIGRAQQERLAPLADGHRDVTVESVVGPGDPAGQLVDQSETADLLVVGRHRRRLRKDSLLMGSVANAALLHAECPVAVVPAE, from the coding sequence ATGATCACCCATGGTAAGGACGACGGCCCGATCGTCGTTGCGGTGGACGGTTCCGAGCACAGCCTCAAGGCACTGGAGTGGGCGCTCCCGGTCGCTCGTACGGCCGGAGCCGAGGTGCTGATCGCCCATGTGAAGCCCGACCACGCCCAGTTGTGGCAGGCCCGCCGCGAGGCGGTGCTCGGCGATCCGGCCCCCGGCGGGAAGGCCCCGGACCCGGTCGCGGATCATGTCCGCGGGGTCCTGGAGGGCCGGGAGGGACTCCCGTCGATCCGGTACGCCTCCCTGGAGGGCGCGGTGCCGCAGGCGCTGAACACCCAGGCGGAGCAGGCCCGGATGCTGGTGCTCGGCTCGCGCGGCCGGGGCGGGTTCGCCAGCCTGCTGCTCGGCTCCACCAGCCGGGCCTGCGCGACCACGGCCCCCTGTCCCGTGGTGGTCGTCCCGCACTCGGCGCGCGACCGGCGCGAGGGCAGCGAGGCCGCCGGCCGGGTGGTGCTGGGCCTGGACCCGTCCGAGACCGGGGACCGGGCCATCGAGTTCGCGTTCCGGCAGGCGGAGCTCTTCGGTGCCACCCTGGTCGCGCTGACCGCCTTCGCCGACCCGGTCGCGCCGTTCCCGCTGATCGGGGCCCCGATGCCCGCCGCCCCGGACCAGGACATGGCGCCGCTGCTCCGGGAGATCGGGCGGGCCCAGCAGGAGCGGCTGGCCCCGCTCGCCGACGGCCACCGGGACGTCACCGTGGAGAGCGTGGTCGGGCCCGGGGATCCGGCCGGGCAGCTGGTCGACCAGTCGGAGACGGCCGATCTGCTGGTCGTCGGCCGCCACCGCCGCCGGCTGCGCAAGGACTCCCTGCTGATGGGCTCCGTGGCCAATGCGGCCCTGCTGCACGCGGAATGCCCGGTCGCGGTGGTTCCCGCGGAGTAG
- a CDS encoding class I SAM-dependent methyltransferase, whose product MDDRLRAVESAAELFDGMGAEYEEAFGHLPGQLAALQWLTARLPGRARVLDVGSGTGRPVADTLVRAGHEVTGIDVSAAMVELARSQVPGARFEQGDVRDYRAPAGGFDAVCAFFPLLVMSRDEVGDALERMAGWLAPGGYFVMATVPADVDGVEVEWMGRRVRVSSYSTEEYLRRLREDCGLEVLHHSTSVFQPTSPLAGPEDHLFCYARRPAPSSA is encoded by the coding sequence GTGGACGATCGGCTGCGAGCGGTGGAATCGGCGGCGGAACTGTTCGACGGGATGGGTGCCGAGTACGAGGAGGCCTTCGGGCACCTCCCCGGCCAGCTCGCCGCCCTGCAATGGCTCACCGCCCGGCTGCCCGGACGGGCGCGGGTGCTGGACGTCGGCAGTGGCACCGGGCGGCCGGTGGCCGACACGCTGGTCCGGGCCGGCCACGAGGTCACCGGCATCGACGTGTCCGCGGCCATGGTCGAGCTGGCCCGCTCGCAGGTGCCGGGCGCCCGGTTCGAGCAGGGGGACGTACGCGACTACCGGGCGCCGGCCGGCGGTTTCGACGCGGTGTGCGCGTTCTTCCCGCTGCTGGTGATGAGCCGGGACGAGGTCGGCGACGCCCTGGAGCGCATGGCCGGATGGCTGGCCCCCGGCGGATACTTCGTGATGGCCACCGTGCCGGCGGATGTGGACGGGGTGGAGGTGGAGTGGATGGGCCGGCGGGTCCGGGTCTCCAGCTACTCCACCGAGGAGTACCTGCGCCGGCTCCGGGAGGACTGCGGGCTGGAGGTGCTGCACCACTCCACCTCCGTCTTCCAGCCCACCAGCCCACTCGCCGGACCGGAGGACCACCTGTTCTGCTACGCCCGCCGGCCCGCCCCTAGCTCCGCCTGA
- a CDS encoding molybdopterin-binding protein: MESYTIGQAARLLGVSADTARRWADADRFPTRREGNRRIVDGPDLAAFCVAVAQEAAEGAEAPYTSARNAFPGIVTAVKLGTVEAQVEIQAGPHRIVSLLTREAVEELGLEVGAQATARVKSTSVFIDRT; this comes from the coding sequence ATGGAGTCGTACACCATCGGTCAGGCGGCGCGGCTGCTCGGCGTGAGCGCCGACACGGCACGCCGCTGGGCGGACGCCGACCGCTTCCCCACCCGCCGCGAGGGCAACCGCCGGATCGTCGACGGACCGGATCTGGCGGCCTTCTGCGTGGCCGTCGCCCAGGAGGCGGCGGAGGGCGCCGAAGCGCCGTACACCTCGGCCCGCAACGCCTTCCCCGGCATCGTCACCGCCGTCAAGCTCGGCACCGTCGAGGCCCAGGTGGAGATCCAGGCCGGTCCGCACCGGATCGTCTCCCTGCTGACCCGCGAGGCGGTGGAGGAACTCGGCCTGGAAGTCGGCGCCCAGGCCACCGCACGGGTGAAATCCACCAGCGTCTTCATCGACCGGACCTGA
- a CDS encoding NAD(P)-dependent oxidoreductase — protein sequence MGRARVLLLDAAPGELLGRELERLLGHGLDLTLNLRRVTDPAGTRAAWAGRVEFTEFDPFDESALLAETVRDGLGHDAVKSRAGVPLRETFLAAATGPGLTHRLRVVGRAGAGTDHVDLPAAARHGVAVTHTPGSNATAVAEFALAQLLTLSRDLTAYNESSHQGSWRAPAAPPGELSELTLGIVGLGRIGLALAERATALGMAVQGLSRRPSEGPVQPAGSLADLLATSDVVSLHLPLTPQTRGLIGRAELALMRPGAILLNTARGGIVDEQALADALRDPAHPLAAAAVDTFAHEHAAFASPLFGVPRALLTPHVAGMTRTGMATAALRCADHIAALLHGRPEGVPVVGR from the coding sequence ATGGGGCGGGCCCGGGTTCTGTTGTTGGACGCGGCTCCCGGTGAGCTGCTCGGCCGGGAGCTGGAACGGCTGCTCGGGCACGGGCTGGACCTCACCCTCAACCTGCGCCGGGTGACCGACCCCGCGGGGACCCGGGCCGCCTGGGCCGGCCGCGTGGAGTTCACCGAATTCGACCCCTTCGACGAGTCCGCGCTGCTTGCCGAGACCGTCCGGGACGGGCTCGGCCACGACGCCGTCAAGTCACGGGCCGGCGTGCCCCTGCGCGAGACCTTCCTCGCCGCTGCCACCGGCCCCGGCCTGACACACCGGCTCCGGGTGGTCGGGCGGGCCGGCGCGGGCACCGACCACGTCGACCTGCCGGCCGCCGCCCGGCACGGGGTCGCCGTCACCCACACACCCGGTTCCAACGCGACCGCGGTCGCCGAGTTCGCGCTGGCCCAGCTGCTGACCCTGAGCCGCGATCTCACGGCGTACAACGAATCCTCCCATCAGGGAAGTTGGCGGGCACCGGCCGCGCCGCCGGGCGAGCTGTCGGAGCTGACCCTGGGCATCGTCGGACTGGGCCGCATCGGACTGGCCCTCGCCGAGCGGGCGACCGCCCTGGGCATGGCCGTCCAGGGGCTCTCCCGGCGCCCCTCCGAGGGCCCGGTGCAGCCGGCCGGCTCCCTCGCCGACCTGCTCGCGACCAGTGACGTGGTCTCCCTGCACCTGCCCCTCACTCCGCAGACCCGCGGCCTGATCGGCCGGGCCGAGCTGGCGCTGATGCGCCCCGGGGCGATCCTGCTGAACACCGCCCGGGGAGGCATCGTCGACGAGCAGGCGCTGGCCGACGCGCTGCGCGACCCCGCGCACCCGCTCGCGGCAGCGGCCGTCGACACCTTCGCGCACGAGCACGCCGCGTTCGCCTCACCGCTGTTCGGCGTTCCCCGTGCCCTGCTGACCCCGCATGTCGCCGGGATGACCCGGACCGGCATGGCCACGGCGGCCCTCCGCTGCGCGGACCACATCGCGGCCCTGCTCCACGGCCGCCCCGAGGGCGTCCCCGTGGTGGGCCGGTAG
- a CDS encoding YhjD/YihY/BrkB family envelope integrity protein has protein sequence MQQEQPKAPAAGRLARWRGRSRDLTATAKRHAGRAESRFPVITRLVARMVSVNIFDSATRLAAQCFLTAIPLLFVFASFAPASLREQLVRSVRAVFGLTGPANAELEAVFRPTSEQLQQATGVVGAVMTLLAATAVSRAMQRLCKRAWGIPRVKTRIAVWRWPAWIAVWLGFMLFQAPVRQGFGLGLWLAVPCTLLAQTLLWWWTQHLLLGGLIGWAPLLPGALLAAAATTALSIGARFYMPRALNRALAEYGSVGSTFVLLSWLIVLCVAVAIAISAGAVLAQEPFLSGRLGSPPRHQPSGRAR, from the coding sequence TTGCAGCAGGAGCAGCCCAAGGCGCCTGCCGCGGGCCGGCTGGCCCGGTGGCGGGGACGGTCCCGTGACCTGACCGCCACCGCGAAGCGGCACGCGGGCCGGGCCGAATCCCGCTTCCCGGTCATCACGCGCCTCGTGGCGCGGATGGTCTCGGTGAACATCTTCGACTCCGCCACCCGGCTGGCGGCGCAGTGCTTCCTGACCGCGATCCCCCTGCTCTTTGTCTTCGCCTCGTTCGCACCGGCCTCGCTGCGCGAGCAGCTGGTCCGTTCCGTCCGTGCGGTCTTCGGCCTGACCGGCCCCGCGAACGCCGAACTGGAGGCGGTGTTCCGGCCCACGTCGGAGCAGTTGCAGCAGGCCACCGGGGTGGTGGGCGCTGTGATGACGCTGCTCGCCGCCACCGCCGTCAGCCGGGCCATGCAACGCCTGTGCAAGCGGGCCTGGGGGATTCCGCGGGTCAAGACCAGGATCGCGGTCTGGCGCTGGCCGGCCTGGATCGCGGTCTGGCTGGGCTTCATGCTCTTCCAGGCGCCCGTGCGCCAGGGGTTCGGCCTCGGGCTGTGGCTGGCCGTCCCGTGCACCCTGCTGGCCCAGACGCTCCTGTGGTGGTGGACCCAGCACCTGCTGCTGGGCGGCCTGATCGGGTGGGCGCCGCTGCTGCCCGGAGCCCTCCTGGCAGCAGCCGCCACCACCGCCCTGTCCATCGGCGCACGCTTCTACATGCCCCGGGCGCTCAACCGCGCCCTGGCCGAATACGGCTCCGTCGGCTCCACCTTCGTACTGCTCTCGTGGCTGATCGTGCTCTGCGTGGCGGTGGCCATCGCCATCAGCGCGGGCGCCGTGCTGGCCCAGGAACCCTTTCTGTCCGGCCGCCTCGGCAGCCCCCCGCGCCACCAGCCGTCCGGCCGGGCGCGGTAG
- a CDS encoding DUF6325 family protein, whose product MGEDLTELEEMGPVDYLVVEFPGNRMTGEGFPLLLDLVERNVIRILDLLFVRKDEDGTVTALELQDLGDEVDLSVFAGASSGLLDQGDIDEAGAALEPNSSAGILVYENVWAAPFARAMRRSGAQLVANGRIPVQALLASLDAVEGTTPGGRAA is encoded by the coding sequence ATGGGCGAGGACCTGACGGAGCTGGAAGAGATGGGCCCCGTCGACTACCTGGTCGTCGAGTTCCCCGGCAACCGGATGACGGGCGAGGGTTTCCCCCTGCTCCTCGATCTGGTCGAACGCAATGTCATCCGCATCCTCGATCTGCTCTTCGTCCGCAAGGACGAGGACGGCACGGTCACCGCACTCGAACTGCAGGACCTCGGGGACGAGGTGGACCTCTCCGTCTTTGCGGGTGCCTCGTCCGGGCTGCTGGACCAGGGTGACATCGATGAGGCCGGCGCCGCGCTGGAGCCCAACAGCTCCGCGGGAATCCTGGTGTACGAGAACGTCTGGGCGGCACCGTTCGCCCGGGCCATGCGGCGCAGCGGTGCGCAGCTGGTGGCCAACGGACGCATTCCCGTCCAGGCGCTGCTGGCCTCGCTGGACGCCGTGGAGGGCACGACCCCGGGTGGTCGGGCCGCCTGA
- a CDS encoding SHOCT domain-containing protein, which produces MGLLRGVARTAAVAGTATAVSNRVSRRQAGRWAQQEEQQQVQQQQQYAPPPAAPPPPPADDMTVKMDQLKQLGDLKAQGVLTEEEFEAQKRKILG; this is translated from the coding sequence ATGGGACTTCTCCGTGGCGTCGCCCGCACCGCTGCGGTGGCCGGAACGGCCACCGCCGTGTCCAACCGGGTATCGCGGCGGCAGGCGGGCCGCTGGGCCCAGCAGGAGGAGCAGCAGCAGGTGCAGCAACAGCAGCAGTACGCCCCTCCGCCGGCCGCGCCCCCTCCCCCGCCCGCCGACGACATGACCGTCAAGATGGACCAGCTCAAGCAGCTGGGGGACCTGAAGGCCCAAGGCGTGCTGACCGAGGAGGAGTTCGAGGCCCAGAAGCGCAAGATCCTCGGCTGA